In the genome of Actinomycetota bacterium, one region contains:
- a CDS encoding BrnA antitoxin family protein, producing MKNKIPKFKNEDEERAFWSAHDSTEFIDWKKAKRTLLPNLKPSVKTISLRLPEAMLEELKLLANKKDVPYQSLVKIFLAERIEEELDTYSKA from the coding sequence ATGAAGAATAAAATACCAAAGTTTAAAAACGAAGACGAGGAAAGGGCGTTTTGGTCAGCCCATGACTCAACCGAGTTCATTGATTGGAAAAAGGCAAAGAGGACTTTGCTGCCAAATTTGAAGCCGTCGGTTAAGACGATCTCTCTTCGCCTTCCCGAAGCCATGCTTGAGGAACTTAAGCTGCTGGCGAACAAAAAGGATGTGCCCTATCAATCGCTGGTAAAGATTTTTTTGGCCGAGCGCATTGAAGAGGAGCTCGATACTTACTCTAAAGCATAG